Genomic window (Acidobacteriota bacterium):
TTGCTATCCTTCCATGCTCAAGAAGATATTTTAAAATACCTTTTTGCCGGTCATTAAGCACGGCGAGTTTAGATGGCGCAATTGCATAAATTATGATTGCTTCTTTGGGATGAAGCTCCAGAATTTTTTCACCCGGGCCATGGAAAGTTACAGTAAAATAACCTAGCGTGACTTT
Coding sequences:
- a CDS encoding DeoR family transcriptional regulator, whose amino-acid sequence is MQGFLNKVTLGYFTVTFHGPGEKILELHPKEAIIIYAIAPSKLAVLNDRQKGILKYLLEHGRIASEECTKYFNITRDTANRDFKRLIEERLIEKKGTGRATHYVLKEK